One genomic window of Marinobacter adhaerens HP15 includes the following:
- the murA gene encoding UDP-N-acetylglucosamine 1-carboxyvinyltransferase, translating into MDKLLIRGRKPLDGEIRISGAKNAALPILAATLLADEPVTVGNLPHLHDVTTMIELLGRMGVEVIIDEKMSVEIHANTIKHFHAPYELVKTMRASILVLGPLVAHFGEAEVSLPGGCAIGSRPVNLHIHGLEMMGADIKVENGYIKAKTNGRLKGAHIFLDTVTVTGTENLMMAAALADGKTILENAAREPEVVDLAECLIAMGADIKGHGTATIEINGVERLHGCHYNVLPDRVETGTYLVAAAATGGRVKLKDTREDLLEAVVLKLEEAGAHINTGPDWIELDMKGNRPKAVSLRTAPYPAFPTDMQAQFAAMNAVAEGTGTIVETVFENRFMHLQELIRMGADITLEGNAAIIKGVDHLTGAPVMATDLRASASLVIAGLMADGDTIVDRIYHIDRGYECIEEKLQLLGATIRRLPA; encoded by the coding sequence GTGGATAAACTTCTGATCAGAGGCCGCAAGCCTCTGGATGGTGAAATCCGGATTTCCGGTGCCAAGAACGCCGCACTGCCGATCCTCGCAGCAACTCTGCTGGCGGATGAGCCGGTAACCGTAGGCAATCTACCGCACCTGCACGACGTAACCACCATGATCGAGCTTCTGGGTCGCATGGGTGTTGAAGTGATCATTGATGAGAAAATGAGCGTGGAAATCCATGCCAACACCATCAAACACTTCCATGCCCCTTACGAGCTGGTGAAAACCATGCGGGCCTCCATTCTGGTGCTGGGTCCTCTGGTCGCTCACTTCGGCGAAGCAGAAGTATCCCTGCCCGGCGGTTGTGCGATCGGTAGCCGCCCGGTGAACCTGCACATCCATGGCCTGGAAATGATGGGCGCGGACATCAAGGTCGAGAATGGTTATATCAAGGCCAAGACCAACGGTCGGCTGAAAGGCGCGCACATCTTCCTGGATACCGTCACCGTAACCGGTACCGAGAATCTTATGATGGCGGCTGCCCTGGCCGACGGGAAAACCATCCTGGAGAACGCCGCCCGGGAGCCGGAGGTTGTTGACCTCGCCGAGTGTCTGATCGCCATGGGCGCAGACATCAAGGGTCACGGCACCGCCACCATCGAAATCAACGGTGTTGAGCGCCTGCACGGTTGCCATTACAACGTTCTGCCAGACCGGGTTGAGACCGGGACGTACCTGGTGGCTGCGGCGGCTACCGGGGGGCGGGTCAAGCTCAAGGATACCCGCGAAGACCTGCTCGAAGCCGTTGTGCTCAAGCTTGAAGAGGCCGGCGCCCACATCAACACCGGCCCGGACTGGATTGAACTGGACATGAAGGGTAATCGCCCGAAGGCGGTTAGCCTGCGTACAGCGCCATATCCGGCCTTCCCGACCGACATGCAGGCGCAGTTTGCTGCAATGAACGCCGTGGCCGAAGGCACCGGTACCATTGTGGAAACCGTGTTCGAGAACCGGTTCATGCACCTTCAGGAACTGATCCGCATGGGTGCGGATATCACGCTTGAGGGCAATGCCGCGATCATCAAGGGTGTGGACCACCTCACCGGCGCGCCGGTTATGGCCACGGACCTCAGGGCCTCGGCAAGCCTTGTCATCGCCGGCCTCATGGCCGACGGCGATACCATCGTAGATCGCATCTATCACATAGACCGCGGGTACGAATGTATCGAAGAGAAACTGCAGTTGCTGGGTGCCACCATCCGCCGCCTGCCAGCGTGA
- a CDS encoding BolA family protein, whose product MDAAQVTELVKEALPGCEVQVQVDGTHYLVVVVGDVFEGLPTIKRQQLINKALFQQIMDGSIHALHPKAFTPAEWAERQG is encoded by the coding sequence ATGGATGCCGCCCAAGTCACCGAGCTGGTCAAAGAAGCGTTGCCCGGCTGTGAAGTTCAGGTACAGGTTGATGGTACCCATTACCTGGTCGTCGTGGTGGGTGACGTATTCGAAGGCCTGCCGACTATCAAGCGCCAGCAGTTGATCAACAAGGCGCTGTTCCAGCAGATCATGGATGGCTCGATTCACGCCCTTCATCCAAAAGCATTTACTCCGGCCGAATGGGCTGAGCGCCAGGGCTGA
- a CDS encoding STAS domain-containing protein, with the protein MTTGSPVVQLLDGVLVVTGEVNTDTVVGLRKQGEKLIRLASADLVVDLDGLVTAHSAVLSMLLCWQRLAHQAGVALSFRGVSGRLASLAALSNLDDQLEGFGPEAVHPAH; encoded by the coding sequence ATGACCACCGGCTCGCCTGTGGTTCAACTCCTGGACGGCGTGCTTGTCGTTACCGGTGAAGTGAACACAGACACTGTGGTCGGCTTGAGAAAGCAGGGTGAGAAGCTGATCCGTTTGGCTTCTGCCGATCTGGTCGTCGACCTCGATGGACTGGTGACGGCCCACAGTGCTGTTCTCTCCATGCTGCTCTGCTGGCAGCGCCTGGCGCATCAGGCAGGCGTTGCCCTTTCGTTTCGTGGCGTCAGCGGCCGTCTGGCCTCGCTGGCAGCCCTGAGCAATCTTGATGATCAGCTTGAGGGGTTTGGTCCGGAAGCCGTCCATCCCGCCCACTGA
- a CDS encoding MlaC/ttg2D family ABC transporter substrate-binding protein, which yields MFALRHHILIGLFMALALVAPTQASEAEELRKYVDANTQRLVDKLNEERGLYERDPEAFYKSMDEALTDFVDFRRIAARVMGRYARQTTSEQRDEFVAKFKRSLFDSYAQALVNAENFEIQVKEATINPQSDDRASVQMEVISASGNRYPVTYSMYKTAEGKWLMENVIVEGVNIGLAFRDRFGQEMEENRGQIQAVIDGWSDAVESLNLNQEVNKS from the coding sequence ATGTTTGCACTGAGACACCACATTCTGATCGGCCTCTTCATGGCCCTGGCTCTGGTCGCGCCGACCCAGGCGAGTGAAGCTGAGGAGCTTCGCAAGTATGTGGACGCCAATACCCAGCGGTTGGTGGACAAGCTGAACGAGGAGCGTGGACTCTACGAGCGGGATCCAGAGGCTTTTTATAAAAGCATGGATGAGGCTCTGACCGATTTTGTCGACTTCCGCCGCATCGCTGCCAGGGTGATGGGTCGTTACGCACGCCAGACGACGTCTGAGCAACGAGACGAGTTCGTGGCCAAGTTCAAGCGCAGTCTGTTTGACAGCTACGCCCAGGCTCTGGTTAATGCCGAGAATTTCGAAATCCAGGTCAAGGAGGCGACCATCAACCCCCAGAGTGACGACCGAGCCTCTGTGCAGATGGAAGTGATCAGTGCCTCCGGTAATCGCTACCCGGTGACCTATTCAATGTACAAGACAGCGGAAGGCAAGTGGCTGATGGAAAACGTCATTGTTGAAGGCGTCAACATAGGCCTGGCTTTCCGGGATCGATTCGGCCAGGAAATGGAAGAAAACCGCGGTCAGATCCAGGCGGTGATTGATGGGTGGAGCGACGCTGTTGAAAGTCTGAACCTCAATCAGGAAGTCAACAAATCATGA
- the mlaD gene encoding outer membrane lipid asymmetry maintenance protein MlaD, giving the protein MAQRTTEIVVGLFMIAGCAALLFLALQVSGLSPKSAESTYTIYANFNDTGGLTPRGRVSMAGVTVGTIESISLNTETFQARVEMSIHSDVDNIPSDSSAVIRTSGLLGEQYIDISIGAEMDSLKEGDTFYSTQSAMNLERLISNFASGR; this is encoded by the coding sequence ATGGCACAGAGAACCACTGAAATCGTAGTTGGCCTGTTCATGATCGCAGGCTGCGCAGCCCTGCTTTTCCTGGCGCTGCAGGTTAGCGGGCTGTCGCCGAAGTCGGCCGAGAGCACCTATACCATTTACGCCAATTTTAACGATACGGGCGGGCTTACGCCCCGCGGTCGGGTCTCAATGGCCGGGGTAACGGTTGGCACCATCGAATCCATCAGCCTGAACACGGAAACCTTCCAGGCTCGGGTCGAGATGTCGATTCATTCGGATGTGGACAATATCCCGTCGGACAGTTCCGCAGTTATACGTACATCCGGCCTGCTCGGCGAGCAGTACATTGATATATCGATTGGCGCCGAGATGGATTCGCTGAAAGAGGGCGATACCTTCTATTCGACACAGTCGGCCATGAACCTGGAGCGGCTGATCAGCAACTTTGCATCGGGCCGTTGA
- the mlaE gene encoding lipid asymmetry maintenance ABC transporter permease subunit MlaE translates to MIDRIAAFGRLGLDIVSSFGRSGRFLAGVLGGVPRPATGFPLLMKQIYAVGVLSLAIVVVSGLFIGMVLGLQGYTILSDYGSEAAIGQMIALTLVRELGPVVTALLFAGRAGSALTAEIGLMKATEQLSSMEMMGVDPLRRVIAPRLWAGFIAMPVLAVIFSVVGIWGGMLVGVDWLGVFEGSFWGNMQSSVDFVDDVLNGVIKSVVFGFVCAWIAVYQGYDCVPTSAGISSATTKTVVYSSLAVLGLDFVLTAVMFGDF, encoded by the coding sequence TTGATTGACAGAATAGCGGCATTCGGACGCCTGGGGCTGGATATCGTTTCTTCATTCGGTCGTTCCGGTCGTTTCTTGGCGGGCGTTCTGGGCGGTGTTCCCCGCCCGGCAACGGGCTTCCCGCTTCTGATGAAACAGATTTATGCCGTTGGCGTGCTCTCTCTGGCCATTGTTGTGGTGTCGGGCCTGTTTATCGGCATGGTGCTGGGGCTTCAGGGGTACACTATTCTGAGCGACTACGGCTCGGAAGCGGCCATCGGCCAGATGATTGCGCTGACCCTGGTACGTGAGCTTGGCCCGGTGGTGACCGCATTGCTGTTTGCCGGCCGCGCGGGTTCGGCTCTGACGGCAGAGATTGGCTTGATGAAAGCGACCGAACAGCTGTCCAGCATGGAAATGATGGGCGTGGACCCGCTGCGGCGTGTCATTGCGCCTCGCCTCTGGGCCGGGTTTATTGCCATGCCGGTACTGGCGGTGATTTTCTCGGTGGTCGGCATCTGGGGCGGTATGCTTGTGGGTGTGGACTGGCTGGGTGTGTTTGAAGGCTCCTTCTGGGGCAACATGCAGTCGTCTGTGGATTTTGTGGATGATGTCTTGAACGGCGTCATCAAAAGCGTTGTTTTTGGTTTTGTTTGCGCCTGGATCGCGGTGTACCAGGGCTATGACTGCGTGCCGACATCGGCAGGTATCAGTTCGGCGACCACCAAGACGGTGGTGTACTCATCGCTGGCGGTGCTGGGGCTGGATTTTGTACTGACCGCTGTCATGTTTGGCGATTTCTGA
- a CDS encoding ABC transporter ATP-binding protein has product MDSPAYISLKDVVFSRSGRRIFDGVSLDIPRGKITAIMGPSGTGKTTLLRLIGGQLKPDSGSVMVDGHEVPKLKRKALYSLRERMGMLFQSGALFTDLTVFENVAFPLRVHTKLPEDMIRDIVLMKLEAVGLRGARQLMPSELSGGMTRRVALARSIALDPELIMYDEPFAGQDPIAMGVLVKLIRDLNSSMGLTSVLVSHDVPESLSICHYACIISDGKVIGEGTPEELREHPSGKVQQFLQGQPDGPVPFHYPAEGAASDFGLSGGAS; this is encoded by the coding sequence ATGGATTCACCGGCTTACATATCGCTCAAGGATGTCGTGTTCTCCCGTTCAGGGCGCCGTATCTTCGACGGTGTCAGTCTGGATATTCCCCGCGGCAAAATTACTGCCATTATGGGGCCCAGCGGAACCGGTAAAACCACGCTGCTGCGTCTTATCGGTGGTCAGCTCAAGCCAGATTCCGGCAGTGTCATGGTGGACGGCCACGAGGTGCCAAAGCTCAAACGCAAGGCTCTCTACAGTCTTCGCGAACGGATGGGCATGCTCTTTCAGAGCGGGGCTCTGTTTACCGACCTGACTGTCTTTGAGAACGTTGCCTTTCCGCTCCGCGTGCATACCAAGTTGCCGGAAGACATGATCCGCGACATTGTTCTGATGAAGCTGGAAGCTGTTGGCCTGCGCGGCGCTCGCCAGCTGATGCCTTCGGAGTTGTCCGGGGGGATGACCCGCCGGGTTGCCCTGGCCCGCAGTATTGCCCTGGATCCTGAACTGATCATGTACGACGAACCCTTCGCCGGCCAGGATCCGATTGCCATGGGCGTGCTGGTCAAGCTGATACGGGATCTGAACAGCTCCATGGGACTGACCAGTGTGCTGGTCTCCCACGACGTACCCGAATCCCTGAGCATATGCCATTACGCCTGCATTATTTCGGATGGCAAGGTAATCGGTGAGGGCACACCGGAGGAGCTCCGGGAGCATCCTTCCGGGAAGGTCCAGCAATTTTTGCAGGGGCAGCCGGATGGCCCGGTGCCGTTCCATTATCCGGCCGAAGGCGCCGCCAGTGACTTCGGCCTGTCGGGAGGTGCCTCTTGA
- the kdsC gene encoding 3-deoxy-manno-octulosonate-8-phosphatase KdsC, giving the protein MKHQWPEPLLEKAAKIRLIALDVDGIMSDGKLYFSANGDELKAFNILDGLGLKQLMAAGITVAVITGRKSPLTEKRMRDLGIPHLMQGREDKKVALQELVSTMDLSPEAIAYMGDDLPDLPALRFAGLGITVPNGYWLVQQHADYCTRTRGGEGAVREACDLLLTAHGKLDAALAPYLELKA; this is encoded by the coding sequence ATGAAGCATCAATGGCCTGAGCCACTGCTGGAAAAAGCCGCCAAAATTCGACTGATCGCACTGGATGTGGACGGCATCATGAGCGATGGCAAGCTTTACTTCAGCGCTAACGGTGATGAACTCAAGGCGTTCAACATCCTGGACGGCCTGGGACTCAAGCAACTCATGGCAGCCGGCATTACTGTCGCCGTTATTACCGGTCGGAAGTCACCCCTGACCGAAAAGCGCATGCGGGATCTGGGCATCCCCCACCTGATGCAGGGGCGTGAGGACAAGAAAGTGGCCCTGCAGGAACTGGTCAGCACCATGGATCTCAGCCCTGAGGCCATCGCCTACATGGGTGATGATCTGCCAGACCTGCCGGCGCTCCGGTTTGCCGGGCTGGGGATCACCGTACCCAATGGTTACTGGCTGGTGCAGCAACATGCCGATTACTGCACCCGAACCCGGGGTGGCGAGGGCGCGGTGCGAGAAGCCTGCGACCTGCTGCTGACTGCCCATGGCAAGCTGGATGCTGCGCTTGCACCCTACCTGGAGCTTAAGGCGTGA
- the lptC gene encoding LPS export ABC transporter periplasmic protein LptC, with amino-acid sequence MNWLPDRPWLRTLALAGTVVAAVFLLWQSDEPPVIDDEAAALRGDAEPDGFVVNGNYTSFDESGKLKIRFSSPRIEQFEEGNLATMESPRAELYGGDNVLPWIVEAENGSLLQNQNLVYLTDNVRIQRSIGERDATLTTSTLTLDNDRGMVYTDAPVEIRDVTGITRATGMKAWIDERILELNSQVEGRYETGN; translated from the coding sequence GTGAACTGGCTCCCGGACCGGCCCTGGCTGCGAACACTGGCGCTGGCTGGCACCGTGGTGGCCGCGGTCTTTTTGCTCTGGCAAAGCGATGAACCGCCGGTCATTGATGATGAGGCAGCCGCGCTGCGGGGCGATGCCGAACCGGACGGCTTTGTGGTCAATGGCAATTACACGTCATTCGACGAATCGGGCAAGCTGAAAATCCGGTTCTCCAGCCCCCGCATTGAGCAGTTTGAAGAAGGTAACCTGGCCACCATGGAGTCTCCCCGTGCCGAACTGTATGGCGGCGACAATGTTCTGCCCTGGATTGTTGAAGCCGAGAATGGCAGCCTGCTGCAGAACCAGAACCTGGTCTATCTCACTGACAATGTCCGGATTCAGCGCAGTATTGGTGAACGGGACGCCACTCTGACAACATCAACACTGACGCTGGATAATGACCGGGGCATGGTATATACAGACGCACCCGTAGAAATACGCGACGTTACCGGCATAACCCGGGCCACGGGCATGAAAGCGTGGATTGACGAGCGGATTCTGGAACTGAACTCCCAGGTGGAAGGACGCTATGAAACCGGAAACTAA
- the lptA gene encoding lipopolysaccharide transport periplasmic protein LptA — MKPETNRYRSLLAALLTVAMAGPVAAFDLDSDIPIKVTADNARLDDGQGIATYTGDVELEQGNTRLNAERVVLYRTEDGLSRIEASGTPARYRQPAREGEGETDARALNITWSATDSQLTFEREAVIEQNGNLFRGDVIHYDTAGRVVTAEGGAETGDGTGRVEMVIQPRSADRRTDKQETDGSSESQ, encoded by the coding sequence ATGAAACCGGAAACTAACCGATACCGGAGCCTGCTGGCCGCCCTGCTGACAGTCGCAATGGCTGGCCCGGTGGCGGCTTTCGACCTTGATTCCGACATCCCCATCAAGGTTACCGCCGACAACGCCCGCCTGGACGACGGCCAGGGCATTGCCACTTACACCGGCGATGTGGAACTTGAACAAGGCAATACCCGCCTGAACGCGGAGCGTGTGGTCCTGTACCGTACTGAGGACGGCCTGAGCCGCATCGAGGCCTCCGGAACCCCTGCAAGATACAGGCAGCCGGCGCGCGAAGGTGAAGGTGAAACCGACGCCCGCGCCCTGAATATTACCTGGTCCGCCACCGACAGCCAGCTGACCTTTGAACGGGAAGCGGTGATTGAGCAGAATGGCAACCTGTTCCGCGGCGACGTGATTCACTATGATACCGCTGGCCGCGTTGTAACCGCAGAAGGCGGCGCCGAGACCGGCGATGGCACTGGCCGGGTAGAAATGGTGATCCAGCCGCGCAGCGCCGACAGACGCACTGACAAACAGGAAACCGATGGCAGTTCTGAGAGCCAGTAA
- the lptB gene encoding LPS export ABC transporter ATP-binding protein — translation MAVLRASNLAKSYKQKKVVIDVSLEIRSGEIVGLLGPNGAGKTTCFYMIVGLVPADHGRITIDSRDITPLPMHGRARQGIGYLPQEASVFRKLSVRDNIMAILETRQGLSKADRQKKLEELLEEFHITHIRDSVGMALSGGERRRVEIARALAMEPAFILLDEPFAGVDPISVSDIKHIIRHLRDKGIGVLITDHNVRETLDICENAYIVSGGHIIASGNADAILANQQVKEVYLGDEFRL, via the coding sequence ATGGCAGTTCTGAGAGCCAGTAACCTGGCAAAAAGTTACAAACAGAAAAAAGTGGTTATTGATGTTTCCCTGGAAATCCGAAGCGGGGAAATTGTCGGACTGCTAGGACCCAACGGCGCCGGGAAAACCACCTGTTTCTACATGATCGTGGGGCTGGTACCTGCCGATCACGGGCGGATAACGATCGACAGCCGGGATATTACGCCGCTGCCGATGCACGGTCGGGCCCGTCAGGGCATCGGCTACCTGCCACAGGAAGCCTCGGTTTTCCGCAAACTGTCTGTGCGCGACAACATCATGGCGATCCTTGAGACGCGGCAGGGCCTGAGCAAGGCAGACCGGCAGAAAAAGCTCGAGGAGCTGCTGGAGGAATTCCACATCACCCATATACGGGACAGCGTTGGTATGGCCCTGTCCGGTGGTGAGCGGCGAAGGGTGGAAATTGCCCGGGCTCTGGCCATGGAGCCGGCTTTCATCCTGCTGGATGAGCCCTTCGCCGGTGTTGACCCTATATCCGTCAGCGACATCAAACACATTATCCGGCATCTGCGGGACAAAGGGATTGGCGTGCTGATCACCGACCATAACGTGCGCGAGACTCTCGATATCTGCGAGAACGCGTACATTGTTTCCGGCGGGCACATCATCGCCTCCGGCAATGCCGATGCGATCCTGGCCAATCAACAGGTCAAGGAAGTCTACCTCGGGGACGAATTCAGGCTGTGA
- a CDS encoding RNA polymerase factor sigma-54 — protein MKASLQLKLGQSLTMTPQLQQAIRLLQLSTLDLQQEIQQALESNPMLETSEDDDQTDTSTESDEREANAAESAAETTPEPSSDWDESENGPDWSSENEIPDNIPDDLPVDTAWDDIYQSAPAPAARNDDENDHDFETRNSPTETLQDHLEWQLNLTPLSERDQAIAHALMDAVDERGYLTSPLEEIHAGLLDENEEDPLELDEVEAVLHRLQHFDPPGVFARDLQECLLIQLNQLPPDTPWLAQARLVITHYINLLGNRDYAQLLRRSRLKEDQLREVLALITGLNPRPGDVIDRAEPDYVIPDVIVRKHNGRWRVELNPEIAPRIRVNASYASLIRRADSSADNTYLRDQLQEAKWFIKSLQSRNETLLKVATRIVEHQQGFLDYGEEAMKPLILSDIAQAVEMHESTISRVTTQKYMHTPRGIFELKYFFSSHVSTDEGGECSSTAIRAMIKKLIAAETPKKPLSDSKIAAMLGEQGIKVARRTVAKYREAMHIPPSNERKRLV, from the coding sequence ATGAAAGCCTCCTTACAGTTAAAGCTGGGTCAGAGCCTGACCATGACACCCCAGCTGCAACAGGCGATCCGGCTTCTCCAGCTATCTACCCTCGACCTCCAACAGGAAATCCAGCAGGCACTGGAATCCAACCCCATGCTGGAGACATCCGAGGACGACGATCAGACCGACACGTCCACCGAGAGTGACGAGCGCGAGGCCAATGCGGCCGAGTCTGCTGCCGAGACCACGCCGGAACCGTCCAGCGACTGGGACGAATCCGAGAACGGCCCGGACTGGTCGTCGGAAAACGAGATTCCGGATAACATTCCGGACGATCTGCCGGTCGACACGGCCTGGGATGACATCTACCAGTCCGCCCCTGCCCCGGCAGCCCGCAACGACGATGAAAACGATCACGATTTCGAGACCCGCAACTCGCCCACCGAGACCCTTCAGGATCACCTGGAATGGCAGCTCAACCTGACTCCCCTGAGTGAGCGGGACCAGGCCATTGCCCACGCCCTGATGGACGCCGTGGACGAGCGGGGCTATCTCACCAGCCCCCTGGAAGAAATCCACGCCGGGCTGCTGGACGAGAACGAAGAAGACCCCCTTGAACTGGATGAAGTGGAAGCCGTCCTGCATCGCCTCCAGCACTTCGATCCCCCTGGCGTGTTTGCCCGGGATTTGCAGGAATGCCTGCTGATACAGCTTAACCAGCTGCCGCCGGACACACCCTGGCTCGCCCAGGCACGCCTGGTGATCACCCACTACATCAACCTGCTGGGCAACCGGGACTACGCCCAGCTATTGCGTCGCAGCCGCCTGAAGGAAGATCAACTCAGGGAAGTCCTGGCGTTGATTACCGGCCTCAATCCGCGCCCGGGCGACGTGATTGATCGCGCCGAGCCCGACTACGTGATTCCGGATGTCATCGTTCGCAAGCACAATGGCCGCTGGCGTGTTGAGCTGAATCCGGAAATTGCACCGCGCATCCGGGTAAATGCCAGCTATGCTTCACTTATAAGGCGTGCAGACAGCAGTGCAGACAACACCTACCTCCGCGATCAGTTGCAGGAGGCCAAGTGGTTTATCAAGAGCCTGCAGAGCCGCAATGAGACCCTGCTGAAAGTAGCGACCCGTATTGTCGAGCACCAGCAGGGTTTCCTGGATTACGGCGAGGAAGCAATGAAGCCGTTGATTCTCTCGGACATTGCCCAGGCGGTGGAAATGCATGAATCAACGATTTCACGGGTAACCACTCAGAAATACATGCATACCCCCAGGGGTATTTTCGAACTGAAATATTTCTTCTCCAGCCATGTCAGCACTGATGAGGGCGGAGAATGCTCTTCCACGGCCATACGCGCGATGATCAAGAAGCTGATTGCCGCCGAAACACCCAAAAAGCCGTTGAGCGACAGTAAAATTGCAGCCATGCTAGGGGAACAGGGTATCAAGGTTGCGCGACGCACCGTTGCCAAGTACCGGGAGGCCATGCACATTCCGCCGTCCAACGAACGCAAGCGGCTGGTCTGA
- the hpf gene encoding ribosome hibernation promoting factor, whose translation MQLNISGHHVELTPALKDYVSEKFEKLERHFDHISNCQVTLEVEKVRQIAEATLHVVGGEIHAKAENEDMYAAIDALIDKLDRQILKHKEKNVERMHGNGSR comes from the coding sequence ATGCAACTCAACATTTCAGGCCATCACGTAGAACTGACTCCCGCACTGAAGGATTACGTTTCAGAGAAGTTCGAGAAGCTCGAGCGTCACTTTGACCACATCAGTAACTGCCAGGTGACTCTGGAAGTGGAAAAGGTGCGCCAGATTGCGGAAGCCACATTGCACGTGGTAGGTGGTGAGATTCACGCAAAGGCAGAAAACGAGGATATGTACGCGGCCATTGATGCCCTTATCGACAAGCTCGACCGTCAGATCCTCAAGCACAAGGAAAAGAATGTAGAACGGATGCACGGAAACGGCTCTCGCTAA
- the ptsN gene encoding PTS IIA-like nitrogen regulatory protein PtsN translates to MSDTSLTIDNILAPELTLCRVAASSKKRALEFIAEQINHQDNTLSETQLFNNLISRERLGSTGIGQGIAIPHCRLEGLDHVVGVLMTLEESVEFDAIDNQPVDLIFALIVPKEATSEHLELLSQLAEKFNERSFCDRLRQCEDASTLYQRMTASGG, encoded by the coding sequence ATGAGCGACACATCCCTGACCATAGACAACATTCTTGCGCCGGAGCTCACCCTCTGCAGGGTAGCTGCGTCCAGCAAGAAACGGGCCCTGGAGTTTATTGCCGAGCAAATAAACCATCAGGACAACACGCTCAGCGAGACCCAGCTCTTCAACAACCTGATTTCCCGTGAGCGCCTGGGCAGCACCGGCATTGGCCAGGGAATTGCCATTCCCCACTGCCGCCTGGAAGGACTGGACCACGTGGTGGGTGTGCTGATGACGCTTGAAGAAAGCGTGGAGTTCGATGCTATCGACAATCAGCCAGTCGATCTGATCTTTGCCCTGATTGTGCCAAAAGAGGCGACGAGCGAGCACCTTGAGCTGCTGAGCCAACTGGCGGAGAAGTTCAACGAGCGGTCATTCTGTGATCGCCTCCGGCAATGCGAGGACGCCAGCACGCTGTACCAGCGCATGACCGCCTCAGGCGGCTGA
- the rapZ gene encoding RNase adapter RapZ, translated as MKLIIVSGRSGSGKSTALHVLEDLGFYCIDNLPIGLLFPLTREAASQTRPGRLGKMAVSIDARNLSGELANFEEIYRRLQETGVTVEIIFLDADEQSLLQRFHATRRKHPLSDDRTSLREAITSEKKLLEPLSKLSDLYVNTTGMSMYELRDMVKQRVVGRKDQELALLFQSFGFKHGVPLDSDYVFDVRCLPNPYWDTSLRKYVGTDQPVIEFLEKEPASRKMIEDLKSFLDTWLPSFADSNRSYMTISIGCTGGQHRSVYVCEQLGEYFRQRYSNVQVRHTELPHLQTREEI; from the coding sequence ATGAAGCTGATTATCGTCAGTGGCAGGTCCGGTTCGGGCAAGAGTACCGCACTTCATGTGCTGGAGGACCTCGGGTTTTATTGCATCGACAATCTTCCTATTGGCCTGCTCTTCCCCCTCACACGGGAAGCCGCCAGCCAGACCAGGCCTGGTCGACTGGGCAAGATGGCCGTCAGTATCGATGCGCGGAACCTTTCCGGCGAGCTGGCCAATTTCGAGGAGATCTACCGGCGCCTCCAGGAAACCGGGGTTACCGTTGAAATCATCTTCCTGGACGCCGACGAGCAGTCGCTTCTGCAGCGTTTTCACGCCACCCGCAGAAAGCATCCGTTGAGTGACGACAGGACCTCTCTCCGGGAAGCCATTACCAGCGAGAAGAAACTGCTGGAGCCCCTTTCCAAGCTTTCCGATCTTTACGTAAATACCACCGGCATGTCCATGTACGAGCTGCGGGACATGGTCAAGCAGCGCGTGGTCGGTCGAAAAGATCAGGAACTGGCTCTCCTGTTTCAGTCATTCGGCTTCAAACACGGCGTGCCGCTGGATTCCGACTACGTTTTCGATGTCCGCTGCCTGCCCAACCCCTACTGGGATACCAGCCTCCGCAAGTATGTCGGGACGGATCAGCCGGTTATCGAGTTTCTGGAAAAAGAACCGGCAAGCCGGAAGATGATCGAGGACCTGAAATCATTTCTGGATACCTGGCTGCCCTCTTTTGCAGACAGCAACCGCAGCTACATGACCATTTCCATTGGTTGTACCGGCGGCCAGCACCGGTCGGTGTATGTGTGCGAGCAGTTGGGTGAGTACTTCCGGCAACGGTACAGCAATGTGCAAGTGCGGCACACCGAGCTGCCACACCTGCAGACCCGGGAAGAGATCTGA